The genome window TGCCAAATACTAAACATGTGATTTCTATATCGCATATTCTGTCCAAATTATCCAGTTGGTTCTCTTTGCCTCTTGGGTCTCAGTATGCAGATTTTAAAGCTGATTTTGATATGTTGTGTCATCTAGAGAGTGTGGAAGATTTTGAGCATCAATGGAATCTTTTGGTTGCTCGGTTTGGACTCGTTCCAGATAAGCATATTGCATTACTATTTTCATATCGAGCATCCTGGCCACTTTCCTACATTAGAAGTTACTTTTTGGCTCATATGTTGACAGCCGAGTTTTCACAATCTTTGGACTCATTCTTGAAAAGAATCTTAAGTGCACATACATGTTTGCAAGTATTCTTTGAGCAGGTATGCAGATTACAGGACTAACCCAGTaacccaaacacaaacccaaccacccccccccccccccccccccccaaaaaaaaaaaaaaacacatggtTCTGTACTTCTATTTGACaaattgtttggatttgtttttggaCCTTGCAGGTAGGAATTGCTGCTAACCTTCAAAATCGACCCAGAGTAGAAATGCAGTCTATGCATATCAAGACATGCATGCCTATTGAAGAACATGCACGGAGCATTCTCACACCTTATGCTTTCAATGTGTTACAACATGAAATTGTGCTTTCCATGGAATATGCGACAACAGAAATGGCAAATGGATCTTATCTTGTGCGACACTACAAGAAAATGGATGGGGAGTATCTGGTGATTTGGATACCAGATGGTGAGCAAATTCACTGTTCATGTAAGGAGTTTGAACATTCAGGAATGTTATGCAGGCACTCTCTTCGAGTACTTGTGGTGAAGAACTACTTTGAACTACCAGAAAAATATTGTCTACATCGTTGGCGGTTAGAAAGTTCTTTAGTTCCTATGGATGATCAACATGCTCCAAGCAGCAGCGATGAATGCACTCAAGCTTTTCATTCTCTTGCAGCAACTTTATTGACGGAGTCATTAATCTCCAAGGAACGTTTTAATTATGTTCATAGAGAACTTACAGGACTACTTGAGCATGTTAGAAATATGCCAGTGATTGATGAATTTGCTTTGAATATAGCAGCTAACAATGTCAGCGAATCTTAGGTTTTGCTGAATTAGCAATGCTGGCCAATGTGAGTGCTTCACTTGGGGACCTATTTATTCAGAGATTTAGGGATTTCTGGAAGATGAAAGGAAGTCATGATGAAGGCAGCAAAAAGTAATTACTGACATTTATAAGCTCATCCTTTTGATAGTTTCAAACTAAGTAGGGTAAGGGAagtacagatttttttttttttttcttttttaatgagtcCCCACCAGTTTCATTATTTTCCCCCCTTactgtttttcttttgattatttattGAATGTTGATAAAATGTGTGAGGACTGATCATCTGTTAGtgtaaatgtaatttttttttttttaattattatttttttaaagagggTGAATTAAGAAGCTGGTGTTTCTTCTTCCTTGAATTAAGAGTGAAATTTTTGGTGTTTCTTCTTTAAGAGTGTGAATTAAGAGTGAAATTTTTACCCATTTTGAGAGTGGGTATTCAACACTATAACTCGCAATTGTTTATTTTAGGATGCATGGGATGATGGGAATGATCAAGGTGCAGACTCATTGGATTTCTTCCTCAGTTGCTATAAACATCCCATTTTTGTATTGTTGTTGTGTTCGTGGATATCAAAATCCTGATCTGGATCCTACGATCCTATGATTTTATAATTCTATCCACCTACTTAAACGATCCGGATCTTTCAAAGATCTTTGCGATCGTTCAGGATTGGTAGGATCATATGATTCTAACGATCCTAAATAATCTTGGTTTCTTgtaatcttctttaacttgatAGAAGGATGTTTATAGATGATGCTTACAAATGGATGTAATGATGTATGGtaattatatcaatgaatatataatttatgtgattatttaatataccaatgtgtattttttgttttttttctcaaataatgtaggatCCATGATTCCACCTACCTCTCACAATCTTACATAGGATTtcaattttgacaaccttggttgTGTCCATATCAGTAGATTTGATGTCAGGGCTCTATAACTATGGCCATTGATGGATTAGAATGCATATAGCATGCAAATAGCTACTGGGAGTAGGCTTCATTAGGTTGAGCGTAATTCTACTTTACGGGTACATAAATCTTGGTCATTGTATTTGTTTAACTTCTCtctttaaaattcaaaagaaaatcctatttgtattctttttgaataatttgatagttactaCAATGTGGTAAAGGGGATTTGAATTATGAACATGTTTATTGGAAATATCAAGAGGTGTTAGTTGAATCACAAAGCTCTTGGcttcatatcttttttttttttttttttaattatcttttttttatacttaatgAAAACAATCCTAACCTCATAGTTATACTTAATTGCATCTTAAACTTGCATTGTAAGAACGCATGGACTGAAGTGCAATTATTGACTACTATTCAATGGACAAGATGTATAGAAATTAAGCCATGAAATTAATTCAATGTCTTCAGTGTCCCAGAATTTGTCTAACTTGTAGTAAAAATTGTTTTCCTTGGTCTAAGTCTAAACTCTTGATTAGGGAACAGGTTGATTAGATTTCTAAATTCAGTGTCTGTATGTTAACCACAAAATAGACTCAAATCTAATAGTGGGGGTCATTTGATGGGGGCAGGTCAAATACGGTGAAGTTCATGTCTCCCACTATGCGCGGTTGTAGAATATAGATTGAGATTGGAGTAGAGTATGGAACCAAGGAGAGGAGACCTAGGCATATGCAAAGTCATTGTCAGTGTCATTATCCTTTTTGTTTCaactttattttgatttttccttaCCATTTGTGCTTGAGGTTGATTTTGGAAAACACATGCGCGGAATATGGCTGTCCTGTAAACATTAAAACACGCTAATTGAGAGGCATAGAATCCGAGATAGGGAAATGTTTGATCATGCTGGACCTGGATGTCTTGCTTAATTAGTGCCTCTACTCTTTAGCTTGGTATAATACCCATACTATAACTACAACTTATCAGTTATCACTGCACAAATTAGGCTCACTAGCTAGCTCAATTGAAAAAGtattcattttattatattatagtcTATTTCTTGCACACAATAAAATTATCTGTCTCTGTGAGTGTGATTACCTCCCCCATGTCTTGGATATAGAACTTATCAATGTTAGGCGCCCATTAGGCTCTAGTccatttcaaatgaattttaaaaagtacTGTTTATTTATTACTCTCTTCGTCCCAATTTAtttgtcctctattctattttaagatgtcccaaaatattgtcctgtttctaaaaataaaagttattaatttattaatttttctattatatctctactttattttcaaaactatttgaaaagaaaactaacaaatatttaaaaaatcaatctagTTGGGGCACCCTTTTAGTTGCCTAATTttgcctcattaagaataactctttaaaaaaaaacactgataaatttatttaaggatagttttgtaaaattatacatttttataaggtagacaagacaataaataatattcccttaaaaagtttgactttttaaacaggacaaacaaattagGATGAAGGGAgcattatatagtatatatgaCGCCATatcatctaaaatttaagaCAATGAAATGGGAAAGGGACTATCCCTCCTGGTCTGCAGattcattcattaaaaataatactaatatttGCAAATTTGGCTTTATCTATTTTAGAGATTAGAGATTAGAGGCATCGAATATGCATTAATTTCGATCTcttgtctctctgtctctggTGTGAATGAATGACTTGAGACTCATTTGCATTTGTTTGTTTCCGAATGACCCGGCCTCTCAAGTCTCAAGTCAAGTGGGGACTTTGCTTGGTAGCTTCTTTTGTCAATCACGTGAAAGAATGAATAACAGTCAAATCAAGACTTAGACcatatgaaatcaaattttttttttttaatttttaattcctagtccctttttttttggaaacgaATAACAAAAATAGGGCTTAATTTACAGGACTATCTCACCTTCAACTAGGTTTGTATTAGAAATTGGGGttgatttgattattttaattttattttaaatataagccATATTTGAGTTTATTTTCAAGTTACACTACATgttcaagttttatttattttcttgtcaaaACAAACTCGAATTTGTTCACAAGttacttaatttatttattatataatatatattttttaatccatCCACATATATTATACACCTTCAAAGTCTTATGCACAGCCCTTAGTCCATAGTTGAAATTAACTTAAAAAGACTGCCATGGTCTttatatttaacatttaatGATGTTGATTACAAGTAAAAACCCACCTCATGCTGTGCTTCTGAAAGATACCTAATGCACTGAAAAGTTGATGGAAATGACCAAGAATTTAAAAAGCTTAAGATTATTACTATTAAACAGGcttaaactaaattaaaattagaacaaTAGAGGGCTGGGACTTAGGAGAGTAAAACTCTACTCATAATCTAGAGACATGTAAAGAAGAAATTACAAGTCATAGAGAGACCCTCcagaaaaaggaaaactaaaTTACGAGTCACAGACATCTTACACCAACAGGGTGATTGACTAGCACAGTGTGGCTTTTGATTGCCAAAACTAAACTATGATCAATTGTTTGGCtccaaatttgatttcttctttcatctttcttatAAAATCATCACATCTTTTGTTTAGCTCTTCCGTACTCAGTAGCCCAaatccatcttcttcttcttcttcttcatcttgcATAGTCAAAAGCTCattttctcctcctcctcctactGTAGTCAATGACAAAGACCCATTTGCTATTACTTGTTCCTCTTCAACCTCCATAACTACAATTTTACTTTCATCCAAATCCAATGCCTTATTCTCTGATTGTTCAGGTACTGATTGCTGCCAATGTCCTTTTTTGATGCCATGTTCTTCATTAAGATAAAGATTATCCCCTGATTGAGAATGAGAGTTCCCAACCAGACCGGAATTCTTGACTATAAAAACTAGGAGTCCATTGCAAAGTAGGAACACGTAGTTCTTGTCAATTGTGTAGCCAGAGAGTTTTATGGGTAAAGTAGAAATGGTGTAGGCATGAAAGGAGTGGAGAAGGAAAGGGAGTAATGAAAAGCTAGAAAATAAGATAGTTAAGGCTGAGACTGAGAGTAAGAGTCTAATGGCTTTGTTGGGATGGTAGCAGAATTGGGCCAATTGGCTGAACTGACTTGCAGCTTGGATGTATGGATGCTGGGACGGGATGTTATCCATGATCTTTAtgataacaacaaaatttaagaGCTTCTTTTTTTGGCGTGTGGAGAAAAGGAAACTTTTGGGGAGAGCTTAAAGGGAGCTATGACTATTGAATTGAGAGGTGCTGAAATCTTGCTTCACTTCACTATATATAATGAAGGAGCATGGTGTTagtacatatatattatttaaaaaaaaagtaaagaaaaagggACTCTTGGGTAGTACatttaaaggaaagaaaaagaccCCAAGTCAGCCaacaacttatttattttattttttagggagCCAAACCAAGTAATCCTTCTAGACTTTTACTAGGGGTGAAGAACGAGTCTTCTGACACGGTTAATTCTCAAGACTTTTACTTGGAGTGAAGAACGGGTCTTGTGACACGGTTAATTCTCCAGCTGTCTTACATTACAACACCATCAAGACTAGAAAGCATAGACGTAGAATTCAATTCTCTCACTTTATGAAATTCCTTTGTCTTCACAGTTTCTTTGGGATAGCAACAAATAGAATGCAGGGCGGGTCTAATCAGAAGAGGCTCATCCCTGTCCCACATCTATACCCCAACAGAACATGATTCGGGCTTATTTGAGTCCAGTTCAAGTCAATTTTTTTCGCAAATCATATTTAATAATTCCGTGGACAAGAAACAATTAGCTTGCTATTACAAGGGATAGAATAATAATAGTATATAATGCtaaatacaaatatacaatTATTAACCCGTCTTCAATCCTCATCCCATCTTCTCCTCTTCCAGGTAAACTTTGAAGtttaagtcaattttcttttacaagaGATTTGCTTCTCTGCCAAAGTTATACCAAAttctatattttcattttgtccATTAGTCATTAAAACATTTATATTAGCTCATGCAAAAATTTATGTCTATTTAAGCAtaagaatttactttttttttttaaaaaaaaaaaaaatttatttcacaCAACTACTTTACAAAAATActtatatcaaattatttattctacattctattttatttaaataactCTCAGTGACTTCAACCACGACAAGACCAAACACCCACATCACCAAAATGAGCAAGACCTTAGGTCTCTCTCATTGTATGTCTCCTCTCAATGTGAGACCCACATCACCAAATTTCCATTAATGGGATTGATTTTGAATTACCATTATAGTTTTTTTGGTTGCTaatcaaatttgattttgggttttcgGTTTGATTTGGGTTTCTCAGTTGATGGGTCAATCGAGGTTTGTGATAGGATGATCAAATTTTGTAATGGGTTGTgacttgtggtggtggtggctacAGGGGCGACTTAATAGTATAGGCGAATAATACAGTCACCTAAGGcgcccaattaaaaaaaagccaccaaattttaactaatagagttatttttttcattgtagtagtattaattaagctcaaatattagtcaataaataaaataatatttttttatcaaatgagagagagagagagagagaaatgcatctacaacatttttcacaacaaatcctaagtggcagatTATTACTAGCTgttattggtgagtaaaaaagtaatttcagtgattgattcaaattataattagtaacaacttaacacctaggatttgttatgaaaatgttatgaatgcagcacttcttaaaaaaaaaaaaatttaaaaagagcaagacaaaaaaatttcacaatatttttaacaacaaTTAAGTTGGAAAACTTTATTTCATCTCTCTCCCTTTCCCCTCTTCTTTGCTCTCACTATCTCTTAGATAAATCCATCCACTACCGCAACCCAACAACACCTAGCCACCCAAAGGCAGCTTGAAGTATTTGGAGGCTTTaggtaaaaactaaaatgaggctttttatatatatttaaatgtgacttaaaaaaaattaaatattacttaaatgctattattttattttagatacaagatttctaattaactacgtttttttttttttttttaagaaagtctatagacacaataaaaattgacaaaacttttcacatCTATTGATATGACAGATTGATAGTAGtaagtaaaaatatgattttagtGGTGAACCTAAATGAGAACTtgtaaaaatgagaaaagaatagAACATGGAagatatcaataaaatattcagaTATAAAGTTACAGCagtcatgtatatatatttggttaGTGTAATAACAATGTCAGCTTACACACTTTTAAATTGACTTATGTTATGTGCAGTGGTGGGTGGATTTATCTAAGAGTCAGTGAGAGCACAGAAGaggggagagggagagagatggaataataagaaaataatagaaaattgaagaaattaataaaatatttagatataaaATTACAGTAGTCATGTATAGTTATATGGTTAGAGTAACAATGATGTAAGCTTACACACTTTTAGATTGACTTATGTGAGTGATTTTTGAgcttaaatatgtaaaattcaCCCCTTATGTTATTTTACACGTGCTAACGTGAGTGTTCTTAGTAAAATGATTTATGAACATTAGCTAGGGTAACATGATAGAAATTATACTCTagtttaatttaagtgtatatgtgtgtgaaactctctcttggagacttgaaccctgtcCCTTGCCTTCCACACCCTTACAAGTACTTAtatttgtagagtgaccatcacaTCAAAAGTGCGCGGTAGTGATAACCTTGTTAAtacttttttataattatagtGATAACCTTGTTAATacttaggttgtgtttggtATTGACTTAAAAAATTAGtcttttttactattcaacttactTTTGCTATtgttcaacttatttttattactattcataagtcctATTACgctttttaatactattcataagtcttaTTTTACCACTTCAgctaacttttagttttatctatattcaaaaaaaaaatttaatttcaactatATAAGCTATTCTCATATGGGCTCTTAAGAGTAGATGATACGCAAGTACCTACTTTTTAAGGTGATGACCAGAATTGACCTTTAGTCAACTTAAATTATAGCCTTAGACTAAGTCACTCTCCTTGGTAATGTTCTCCCAGTCAACCGTGTTTAACCCGccaattccataaaaaaaaataaaaaaatatatatatatatatatatatttatgatttcAAATAAAGCTTCATACTTTTAAATTATTCatataaaatcttaatttttcaaaaacttttcaattcaaaatatgAACTCACCATGTGTAgagtaaaatatatttaaaaaatggcaTAGTGTGACTTCGAATgaaatgatatttaaatataactagtcgctaacccgtgcgatgcacgggaaagctactaattttttccaaatgataTGATATTAGCTATTGGAATTCAGCATCGATTCCCTGGTTGCacattcttatttttcaatttcatttatttgatgtcttccactaaatattcaatgcattcattatatttaaaaaacgtTGAAGTTTAGATATTGTTTTTCAATTCCTCTTCATTTTAAAGACACAACTATTGAATCTCAACAACATACCAAtgcaaatattaattacttaaaattcaaaataaattatttaaacatgaTAAGTTATAATTCAAATTGAGTCTCATGagttttttaaatgtaaagagaatactacaatatttagaaattaaatataagaGTTTAATTCCTCAAAATGCTAAATCCCTACCTGCAAAACCAATAGAAGACAATGATAAAAGTAGATTT of Quercus lobata isolate SW786 chromosome 8, ValleyOak3.0 Primary Assembly, whole genome shotgun sequence contains these proteins:
- the LOC115957839 gene encoding uncharacterized protein LOC115957839; translated protein: MDNIPSQHPYIQAASQFSQLAQFCYHPNKAIRLLLSVSALTILFSSFSLLPFLLHSFHAYTISTLPIKLSGYTIDKNYVFLLCNGLLVFIVKNSGLVGNSHSQSGDNLYLNEEHGIKKGHWQQSVPEQSENKALDLDESKIVVMEVEEEQVIANGSLSLTTVGGGGENELLTMQDEEEEEEDGFGLLSTEELNKRCDDFIRKMKEEIKFGAKQLIIV